One region of Peromyscus eremicus chromosome 4, PerEre_H2_v1, whole genome shotgun sequence genomic DNA includes:
- the LOC131907783 gene encoding olfactory receptor 5D14-like, with product MVPTERNVSVEIIFALLGFTDYPELQIPLFLVFLFMYIITVVGNLGMIVLINIDPKLHTPMYFFLSHLSFVDFCYSTIITPKLLENLVLADKTILYFSCMLQYFLSCVAVVTESYLLAVMAYDRFVAICNPLLYTVAMSQRLCILLVTGSYLWGTFATLILLCYALQLKFSGFNVINHFFCEYTALIAVSCSDIHIPSLLLFCFATFNEVSTLLIILTSYVFIFVTVLKIKSTSGRRKAFSTCASHLTAITIFHGTILSLYCIPNSKNSRQVVKVASIFYTVVNPMLNPLIYSLRNKDVKEAVQKLVGTKVPLP from the coding sequence ATGGTGCCAACTGAAAGAAATGTGAGTGTGGAGATTATCTTTGCCCTTTTGGGCTTCACAGACTACCCTGAGCTTCAGATTCCCCTATTCCTGGtctttctttttatgtatatCATCACTGTGGTGGGAAACCTTGGGATGATAGTGCTTATTAATATAGACCCCAAGTTGCACactcccatgtacttcttcctcagccACCTTTCTTTTGTTGATTTCTGCTACTCAACCATCATCACTCCCAAGCTGCTTGAGAACTTGGTCCTGGCTGATAAAACTATCCTCTACTTCAGCTGTATGTTGCAGTACTTCTTGTCCTGTGTGGCTGTTGTGACTGAGTCCTACTTGCTGGCAGTGATGGCCTATGATCGCTTTGTGGCTATCTGTAATCCCTTGCTGTATACTGTGGCCATGTCACAGAGGCTGTGCATCCTGCTCGTAACCGGATCATATCTCTGGGGCACATTTGCCACCTTGATTCTCCTCTGCTATGCTCTCCAGCTCAAGTTTTCAGGATTTAATGTCATCAATCACTTTTTCTGTGAATACACTGCCCTCATTGCTGTCTCTTGTTCTGATATACACATCCCCAGCCTGCTACTCTTTTGTTTTGCGACCTTCAATGAAGTGAGTACACTACTGATCATCCTCACATCTTACGTGTTCATTTTTGTGACGGTATTAAAAATCAAATCTACTAGTGGACGTCGCAAAGCCTTCTCTACCTGTGCTTCCCACCTGACTGCCATCACCATATTTCATGGAACCATACTTTCCCTGTATTGTATACCCAACTCCAAAAACTCCCGGCAGGTGGTCAAAGTGGCATCTATCTTTTACACAGTTGTCAACCCCATGCTGAACCCTCTAATCTACAGTCTGAGAAACAAGGATGTTAAGGAGGCTGTCCAGAAATTAGTGGGCACAAAGGTCCCCCTTCCGTGA
- the LOC131907784 gene encoding olfactory receptor 5D13-like, whose amino-acid sequence MRSMKGNQSNIRTFILMGFSDYPELQVPLFLLFLLIYTITVVGNVGMMILIHTNPKLHTVMYFFLSHLSFVDFCYSTVVTPKLLENLVVEDRTISFYGCILQFSCACIFGVAETFMLAAMAYDRFVAVCKPLLYTAIMSPQLCTFLVAGSYTWGIVCSLTLTYFLLALSYCESSIINNFICDHSVIVSVSCSDPYISQILCFIIAVFNEVSSLLIILTSYVFIFTSVIQIPSASGRQKTFSTCASHLTTITIFHGTILFLYCVHKPKASWLIVKVASVFYTVVIPMLNPLIYSLRNKVVKETIRKLVLTKSHCHPISYMCYFISKI is encoded by the coding sequence ATGAGGTCAATGAAAGGAAATCAAAGCAACATACGGACGTTTATTCTCATGGGCTTTTCTGACTACCCAGAGCTACAGGTCCCACTCTTCCTGCTCTTCTTGCTCATCTACACCATAACAGTGGTTGGGAATGTGGGGATGATGATACTCATCCACACAAACCCCAAACTTCACACCgtcatgtacttcttcctcagccACTTGtcctttgttgatttctgttattcCACTGTAGTCACACCTAAACTCTTGGAGAACTTGGTTGTGGAGGATAGAACCATCTCTTTCTATGGCTGTATCTTGCAGTTTTCTTGTGCCTGCATTTTTGGTGTAGCGGAGACCTTTATGTTGGCAGCAATGGCTTACGACCGCTTCGTGGCAGTTTGTAAACCCCTGCTCTATACTGCTATTATGTCTCCCCAGCTGTGCACCTTTCTGGTGGCTGGATCTTATACATGGGGCATAGTGTGTTCCCTGACACTCACATATTTCCTTCTTGCACTATCCTATTGTGAATCTAGCATCATCAATAACTTTATCTGCGACCACTCTGTGATTGTGTCTGTCTCCTGCTCAGACCCCTACATCAGCCAGATACTATGTTTTATTATTGCTGTTTTCAATGAGGTCAGCAGCCTGCTGATTATTCTGACATCATATGTGTTCATTTTCACCTCAGTTATACAGATTCCTTCTGCTAGTGGGCGTCAGAAAACATTCTCTACCTGTGCCTCCCACCTGACTACCATCACTATCTTCCACGGTACCATCCTCTTCCTCTACTGTGTTCATAAACCTAAAGCTTCCTGGCTCATTGTTAAAGTAGCTTCTGTGTTTTACACTGTGGTGATTCCCATGCTGAACCCCCTGatctacagcctgaggaacaaAGTCGTGAAAGAGACAATCAGAAAATTAGTCCTCACCAAGTCTCATTGTCACCCCATTTCTTAcatgtgttattttatttctaaaatttga